From Chrysemys picta bellii isolate R12L10 chromosome 1, ASM1138683v2, whole genome shotgun sequence:
GcttagatgggccattggtctgacctcataaggccgttcttacgttcttaacTTCTTCTGCTGATCAATGTGCTGCTGCATCACAGAGCTGGCATAGCCACCCTAGCAGATGTCCAGGGGATGCTCAATGTGGGAAGCTGATGCAGGGCGAGTGCTGCCACTTAGGGGTGCGGGCCTCTAGCACGAGGGACAGAGGCTCATGGTTTCCGCTAGAGCTGGGTAGGAAAACAgaagtttttttcccctatgAAAAATTTTGACCCAGCCCCAAATGTTTCTTTTTATCCATTTTTGGGGTGAGTTTTCATAGAAATGGATCATTGTTCTCTGAAAGCTCAGCTGCCGTGatgctgcccagctgcagctgccaggatccccaAGAGAAACTGGAGCCTTTTCATCTGCATCGTCCTCACAGTGTAAATGAAGGTTGCCCTAACGGCGTCTATGGCTGCACTCTGGGTATGGAAAGGTTGAAACTTCCCGACCAGTCTATGGCTGGGGTATTGTGCCCATCAGCTACTCTAACCAGccttcccatctctgtgcagccccctccaccctgaaCAAGGCCCCTTCAGCAGATCCTACAGGCAGTGGCTACTGTGACAGGCCCTGGTAGCACATCACTGATGAACCTGtgctagcagggagctggagagggttCTAGAGCAGTTGTGGAGGCCCAGAGATTGTGTGTGGGGGGCCTAGCTACCAATGGATCACTGAGTTCTGTGCCTAACTTTGGGGACCCTGGATCCTGGGTCCCATTTTTATTCCTCATGGAGAAGAGAAGggacatccccctcccccgtaACGATCCCAGGAAATTGTATGGAATCCCCCTTCCCTGGTCTGCACCCTGGGTTTGTAATGCAGGaaagggggctgctggggaaAAATCTGCtcctatattatattattattattttattttatatcagCAAGATCACAACTGTGACAGCATCGTCATTACCACTCAGCTGCCCTTGAGGTAGCCCTGTGACTAATCGGAACCATATGGACAGTGATGACAAGCCCGGATTCCAGGAACAGAacctgcagcagggctggtgcTGCAGTCCAGTTGGGTAGCATCACCGTGCATCCTCTGTGATTCGGCCTCTTGCAGTTTGCCATTGGCCGTGACGGGGTTAAAGATGATGCACATGAAACGAAGCTGCTGAGATTCCCTGGTGACTaagtggcccccaagggaatgtgcagacatgtttCATAAAGACACTTGCCTCCCTATCTGAACAGATACCGTCTGCTTCCCATGCAACCTCTCCGATGACCATTGTCCTTTTGGCTGAAGACCTCTGGTGTCAGCGGCTCCccttctagcaggaattgggtacgttggcaggtttcactatctttaaaatgcaaagtgaaggggaaaagctgcaagctgtttccatttgcagatgttctgtgcagtggcagaggactcagctgggctgtgggggtgactCAGTGACAGGGTTGGAGGGCAGGCAGTGCTATGTAGCTTGGGAACCTCTCCCCTGCATCTGCCCATGCTGCTCTGTGAGTTATTCAAGTTGCACAAAAATCTGATATTCAAAGTGAACTCGGAATGTTAAAACCCCGATGCCCTGAGTCAGGATTTCTCAAGGGGTCCCATTTCTAGAGGTGCCGTgtgctctgggcccgatcctgacagGGGCTGAGAGAGATGAGTTCCCACAGAATATCACTGACTAGTTCCCAATCTCCACAAGGTTTATTTTCTCAGGGAAATTTAAACAGCAAATTATTTTCATAGGTTTTACTCTCTGGCTTGATTGCCAATGCAGGAATTCAGAGCTGCCTTGCTCTGTGGTAACACCTCCAATTGGGCATATTTCCGTTTCCTGACTGGCTGTAGATACCCCTCAGAGTTCCAAGGCTACCAgcatctctgccccctctctggtCTTTGAGTGCCATATGTCAGGCCTCGTAGCCTTCCCTCTTATGGAGTGGAATCCCGTGATACTCCCACCCTCAGACTGGGCCCTGGTTCTACAGCGCACTGCAAGTCGACTGTGCTTGCCCAGCAGGTCCGAGTGAGTTTGGGAGTCTGTAACTATTGGTGAGATAAGTGACCAGCCAGCCTTCTAGAACCAAAACACTGTTTAATCTGAATATTAGGAATAAAGGGTAACATGGGAGAAtaagaggggtttaaaacaacAGTCTGTAAATGTCTCTGACCACAAGCTCTCCTGCGCTGACGGGGACCCAGGCAGGCCGAGGGCCTTCAGACTTCCCCAGAGGTGTCTGTGCCTGTCAGTCTAAAGAGATTCTCATGACAGCTGCCCCACCTCTGGATACACTCCCAGAGATGACAAAACAAGCTGTGTAACGTGGCTGGAGCCTGGAAATAGGCTCTTCCCAGCTTGTAGCTCCGGTGTTGTCTCTCGACCCCCTGCAGTACTGACTGAGCGATGGCTTTTCTTGAGCTGTTTCTTCCCTTCTTGCTTGTTTTCCAGCCACCTGCTGTTAAACTAGGAAGATCCATACTGGTTTCACCCAATGTAGCCATAACATAAATATCCCAAATGTTAACCCTATATAGCTCTACAGCAAACATCCCCAGAACTGGGTTTAACACACACATTCATTATGGCAGCTCAGCTCCCTGTCTGTCACAATGCTGTTCCCAGATGCTACGTATTTTATGAACGCAGGACATAGACAGTCAAAGAGCGAGAGACAGAGAGCAATAGACTACTTTCATGAGGGAAATGAAGTTCCATTTCCATGAATACTCATGCATTTGACTTTGAAATCCACTTCCTGCAAACTCTCCTCGTGCTTGAATAACTGGTACTGGGGTTACTCTGTACTAGAGTGTGAGAGCTCAGGGAATgaatattttccatactgatcCCAATGCCTGTTACCACTCCAGATACAGGCCACAGACTGGGAgaacagaacctgaggagaacCAGTCAGCTATTAACCCGGGAAAGAGGAGCTACTAGACTTCTGTTTATTGACAAGTGACTGAATGTGGGCTGAGACCCTGCGATCTTTTCAGGTTCTGAAGAAATCCAGATGACAGACACTACATTTTAAGTCCCACTGTAacctgagaaatcatctctgaaagtagaggagaggggaaagaacGGGTTGACATGTTTGTGCTAAACTACAGATGTGTAAATGTTATGCCAAAACTTTTCATTGTAATAAAACATTGCAAACCAAACTTTCATGAGGAGCAGTGGAAACTTTACTGCTTAAAGGCTTTTACTTTAGAAAGTATTTCAGAAGTTCTCCACATACTTTTTGCAATGGTTTGTGCTAATAACTCTTTGTGCAGCAAACAGCTGTATGATAGTATCCCCTGGTAACTGACCAGAAGCAGTTTCTGTTTCTAACACTTACATTCAGGGTCATGAACACAATTCCTCACAAATACCGCTGCAAGTCTGTCCAAAAACTTATGAGAGAACAGAACCGCTGGTCTTGGTTTCAGTATTGTTACAGAGCTGAGATGCAGGAAAGGGGAGTGCTATATTAGTTGTAAGTAATTTACGCCAATCACCTCTTACATGAGCATGGATGAAGTAATTTGCGCGCACAAGTGGATATTAGTGCAAATCTAGTTTTTGCATATTCACCCATTTGTGACGCCAGTCCCTTTCCCGCTCAGCTGAAGTAACTGTCTGTGTTAGCTTGTAACTTGCCAAGTATCTATAGACCATtgcatggggagaggaggcaggtcCAGTGAGGTAGATCGAATGCTCAGGATTCAGTTAACATTGGCCAggcaaagcacttcagattcCATTGGAGGGATTCTTTGTGGTCATAGTGTATCATGAGGAGCATATGATAAGGGATAGTTATTAGAGCCCGGTTCTGACTgaatttacacatgtaaatctggagcaacCCCGCTGAAGTCACTATTATTGAATTAAGAACCTGGCACTAAGAATTTATCCCATGTGCTGGAAAGAGACAGTGGAATAATTTGAAGTCTCAGGAgtggagaaaataaaaagtatatcTATGAGGCAATGAAACACGTTTATAAATACCTTCAATGCAGGTCAGATAAATACAATGACCGTCTTCACCATGCACTTGGCATGATTTATGGACATCATGATACAATGGGCCAACGCAGAGGTAGACGTCGAGAAAGAGTGTTTGTATGAAGGTCAGAAATGTAAAATCACACAGTGCTCAAGTAGGCTGTGGAACTCCCAGCCACAAAATATCAATGGGGCCAACAGCTTCTCAGGATTCAGCAAGGGATTGGATGTTTAAATGGGTAATCAGGAAATCCAGTACAGTACTGAGAATTTTTTTAGAAAACATCTTGTAAGGGCTCTAAACCTTCCTAATTTACACAACAAAATATGTCTATCTAGTAGGTGTCAGGGGGAAACTTTCCTTAGGATAAGGGTATCTCTTAGTTCCCTATTGCAGGtcttcttcctccttcctttgcagcatctcGTACTAGGCACTggacactgggctagacagactACAGGTCTGATCTAGTCTGGCAGTGCCTATCTTCCTATTGGTGGTATAAATCCAAGACAATACATTTGCTGATTTTCCTTGAGGTCCTGGGAATCCCTAGATTTTCACTGAGAGAAGAAAGATGTCTCGCTCAATATCATctagtctcctgttcttttttctttcaggAAGGAAAGTTCAAAAGTCCCTGGACCTGCCCAGTATattatgtcagctgtcaatgacaccGACTTCAACTctgcagtgttccttctcacTGGGCTACCTGGGATGGAAGACGTCAATCTCTGGATCTCTATCACATTCTGCTTCATGTATCTCATTTCCATagtaggaaattcagtcattctgttcattataaaaacagatccaagcctccatgagcccatgtacattttcctttccatgttggccatCACAGACCTTGGCTTATCGATGTCTACCATGCCAACAATACTGGGCATATACTTGTTTAACTCTAGGGAAATCAGCCTCAATGCCTGTTTTGCCCAGACTTTTTTCATCCACTCGCTTTCCAAAATTGAATCCTCCGTCCtcttgttgatggcctttgaccgcttcatcgcaatctgtaacccactgagatATACCTCCATCTTAACTCCACAGAGGATAGCCAAGATGGGACTTGTGGCTGTGCTAAGACCAGTGGCCATGATACTCCCACTCCCCATACTCCTGAAACAGTTCAGATATTGTCGAGACAATatcctctcccattcctactgcaTGGACCAGGACGTCATGAAGGCAGCTTGTTCAGATATCTCAGTGAACAACATCTATGGGTTGTTTCTTACATTCTTCATGGTGGGGTTAGACTCACTGCTCGTATTtctctcttatgtgatgatcgtcaaaacagtgctgagcattGCATCCCGCACAGAGTGCCTgagggccctgaacacctgcgtcTCCCACCTCTGCGCTGTCGTGCTCTTCTACATATCAGACATTGGCCTGGCTTTGATACACAGATTCGGAAATAGCTCTACTCACTTGCTTCAGATTATCCTTGGCTACGTCTACCTGCTGGTCCCGCCCCTGATGAACCCAATCGTGTACagtgtgaaaagcaaacaccttcgtgaGAGGATAATCAGGGCTTTTGTCAAGTGAAGGGTCAGTTCATCACCTGGCTCTAGCACTGGTGACATGGGAAAGGAAAAACACGAGCAATGGCCATGACCACATATTCCGTCCTGGAACCTCTTCCCTGGAGGCCCtttcctctgccccacctcttccctgaagACGACACCTCTACTATTCTCCTTTACCCAAGACTCTGCCCCCTTtccaggctggaagccagagccaggccttggtaagagctgcccagggaatcAGAGCCACAGTGAGGTGCCCCACACCCTCCACATTTTATCCCCCTGGGTGTACAAGTCAGGGAATGTGGAGAGTCTGGGGCTCACCACAGCAACCTGTGCTCCCAAGGCAGCTCTTACCGTGGCCTGactctggcctggctgggaggACGAGCCTCGGTGATCATGGAGGAGCAAGAGGTTGGGCTTAGTGAGAAGATATGGGGCAGGGGATAGAGCtccaggggaaaaaagggaagtaGGGTCTGAACCAACGTGGACCACAGCAATCAGGACAGTGTGGGTGTTACTGAGTAAAGGACGTGTCTGGGGCTGGATGGTAGGAGACCTTGTGTTTtggagaagattgaaaaaatatgACCCCACAAAGGGGTTTCTTGTTTTAATTATCGGAGGCTGAGAGTAATTCATTGCAAGAACCTTAGAGGGAAAGACAGGGCCTCTGCAAGGCCACCTCAGACCCCAAGGGGGCACTCTGGCGTGGCCCCCATCCACAGGGATTTGGCTAGACTGTGCCATGCTTTTGGAACCCGTTATCAATGGGTGGATGTCAGCCCAGCCCCCAAGCTGCTCTAAACTCCGCTGAGGCAGGGGGAAAACAGGCCAGCGAATCAAACCCCTGTAACTGGCTCCATGCCatccctgctctctgcagcacagcgagGAGCTCTGCTGGCACAGCAGAGAATGCAAATGGGCTTGTCTCTGCTCAGATGTCTGGAGAGCTGGTCCTCTGGTCTGGGCACTGCTCGATAACTCCAGACAGCTTGGTTGGATTCCCAGACTGTGGGTGACTGTATACAAACCATTGGATGTCTCTGCACAGGTGGATAATAGCCTTGCTATGCCCCACAGCAGTGGCGAGAAGATAAATACATTCAGTGCGGTGAGAGACTCTGAGACCCAAAAATCATTGTGGTGTCAGGGTTCCCCATAGCAAAACCTCTGACATTTGTCTATAAAAGGCCTCTTACCACAGCCCCTGTGACATATGGcttctgggaagccctgagacTCCAGTCCCTTGGTATTTgtggcagatgtgggggtgacaGTGAAGGTTAAGTAGTGGATTTCTTAGGGTAATCTTGGAGTGTCACAGAGACGCCCGGAGATTCAGCATAGTCACAGAACCAGTGATTGTAAGTCAATGAGGCTAAATGGGTCTAATTGCCAAACTATGGATCAATGGCCATGGGCTCTCATCTTTGATGGTCTGGCTGGGAGAAAGCAGTCTGAGGGCAAAGGTCAGCTTCACATCTAGGCCCTGTAACACAGACACGGCTGAGCACTATGGTGTCTGCACCGATGCTCACACAAGTTTCAGCAAAggctgtgtcataactataaagggaagggtaatagctgtcctgtgtacagtactataaaatccctcctggccagagactccaaaatccttttccctgtatgATTGTAGAaactctttacaccaatatttcaCACTTGGATGGAcaacaagctgtcaggaacagtattccTGATGAGCCCACAGCACatctggtggctgagctttgtgactttgtcttcatccacaaccatttcagatttggggacaacttataccttcaagtcagtggcactgctatgggtaccctcaTGGCCACACTATATGGCAACTTGCTAacttttttatggctgacttagaacaacgcttcct
This genomic window contains:
- the LOC112060650 gene encoding olfactory receptor 51G2-like, coding for MSAVNDTDFNSAVFLLTGLPGMEDVNLWISITFCFMYLISIVGNSVILFIIKTDPSLHEPMYIFLSMLAITDLGLSMSTMPTILGIYLFNSREISLNACFAQTFFIHSLSKIESSVLLLMAFDRFIAICNPLRYTSILTPQRIAKMGLVAVLRPVAMILPLPILLKQFRYCRDNILSHSYCMDQDVMKAACSDISVNNIYGLFLTFFMVGLDSLLVFLSYVMIVKTVLSIASRTECLRALNTCVSHLCAVVLFYISDIGLALIHRFGNSSTHLLQIILGYVYLLVPPLMNPIVYSVKSKHLRERIIRAFVK